Within the Danaus plexippus chromosome 25, MEX_DaPlex, whole genome shotgun sequence genome, the region CTGCGTGTCCAAAGCCAGACTGAGCGGTAATTTCCTCAACTGGCTGGCGATCAGTTTGCCGaacatttcaaattcattttCGTTCGCGTTCTCCGAGTGCTGGCTCAGGTCTTGAGCGGTTTCCGATTGATCGCTTCTATCGTCGGAGCTCCTCTTCTGTTTCGCGGGTATCGGGTATATAGTAGCCAGCGAAGTCGTCAGCGGAGTCGCTATACCGACGGGGGGATTCAAGAACGGAGCGGCGGTTGACGTTGGAAGGATTCCGAAAGGGGACGGAGTCTGATTGAGACCGAAAGGGGTGTTCGGTCGAGGCGACGGCGTATTCAGGACGTACGGTGTCGACGAGCGCGTGGAACTGCGTCGTTTCCTTGGACTCTTCTTCTCCGGCGATTTCCTCTCGCTGAGATCTTGAACGGCGTCGCTGTCGTCGCTCATCGGTATTTCAAGAAGGCTATTGTCTACCTAAAACAAAGAGAGCTAGTATTGAATGTCGCACGTAACGCGCATGTCTGACAGTATCAAATGTCACTTACGGAGCTCGGGGTGACTATCGCCCTCAGGAACCTGTCTGCGTGTTCGAACCACGTGACGCTCGGCCGGTACGCATGCGCCCCGGCCTTGCGAGCCGCGCGAATCTTCTTCAGCTCGACGCTATACGAGGAGCGtatgttctttattttattcttcagCTCCTTAACAGTTATGTCCACTAGattcaacgtttttattatttctacgTAGCCCTGTtcgcgtatttttttattcttgtagTTCTCCGACACCGGGTTCCATAGATATTCGCGTTTCTCGTACTCTATGATCATCTGGATTGTAAGGTCCTCGCTCCATTTGGGGTTCGCTAGAATGGCGACCATTTTAataatgcatttattttttatccgtCAGTTGTTTACGCGGCGTTATACTAGGAGCGCAGAAGTGTGCGGGCGTGTCGCATGCGCGCAGCATACTAAAAGCACGTCGATGAGCCTCGTCCCGCGCGGGGGGCTATTTCGGGAGTAGCCGATACGCAGTCGCGTGCTTTGGAGCGTGCTATTTCCTCTCGGGATGCTGGGGACGAGTGAAATGGAAGATTTGTGACCGTAGTCAGCCGGACACGTTCGCACATCGCTACCAACTTGATCCGACTACTTGTTACCTCTTTATCGTCGGACCTTTTCCGTGTCGGAACTTTTAAATAGGGTGATAAATGTTACTATACATTAGCAATGCTATACGTAGCACTAAATTGCAACATGTCTCGGAGTATGTTCTCGTATATTTACACTATATTGGGTGTAAgatacgtaataaaaataacttttaatgtatCCTTTCTaacattctttataaaaaccgATCACTATATTGATcactaaattaatatctcaATTTATTAGTGACGGTCTTATGTTTACacctacaaatattttaataataataacaaatggcGCCAAATATGTACACAGAGTATGAATTTGAGGGGTGAAGTgcgaacaatattttttcacaacaCGGATACGTCACTGCATATGCAgctaaaattaacaataattaatgatgatctgttataaattttgcgtgtcattaaaataacacaatttattaatatacattttttaatagtttcttaataaaaaaaaaactaaattttagaaaaaaagtaATGACATGCAAAATGGCGGCAAGTTCGTGAACATTTCGTCCTTGAAGGGCAGACGTCGGCCATGACACGTCCGTGAGTGATGGATGCGTACACATTAGGGCTTAAAACTAAAATgcctataattattataaaactagtgTTAAAAGTTgtgaaactatattatatatattattgaaatggataataataataatattgaatagttAATGGTATATAACCacgtttgtaaaatattttgactatATAAATTCAGTAATTTTTGCACAGATAAAAGAAGATCATCCGTTTACTATTGTAACTTAAcgaaaatactattatttatgtacatattgagttatatttttttttataaatattttgcattgaAGTACACAAAATTTTCctcgtatttaatataaaaaacttgtataatattaaatttaatatcgcaATTGCAACGGTATCAATTTGCAACATTGACCGtagacaaataaaacttttaccgAACACAAAAAGCCAGTGTCAGCGATATATAAAGGCGGGTTCGCACGGAATGAAGCGAAAATTTCTCTGATGCCGAGCGTTCTCTTCACATATATCTTGTTTGCTCGCCAAGAGCGTCGTTATGGCGTGCGGTGTTCTGTGGCTggtctttattaaattttatgaaatctacATGCGCATAGCTGAACACGATGCGAATCAAACTTCAGATCTCATTGTGATATGTTAATCATCGGcttttatagattaaaagtATCATACTCAAAGCTATtgccttttattaaaatgcataTCATgcgtcaatatttttaattaaaatattgcagCAACACTCCCATGTTCATTTGATACAAGCTACTTGCTGTACAAGTTTCCGTTTGTTTCAAATGATTTCAgttgtaatacaaatatttgtcgTTAGGATAATATtcggttttaaattttttatcgttaGCACAGAGTTgccattataatatagaaattttttaacacatttataattttactggTATTACGCTTTTGTGGGACAATTAACATACAAGTGAAGCAAAGCCTTATTTAAACCAAATCTTAAGTATAATGTTATCTTAGATTgtgttagttttaattacatcttcgtcatattttttcacatttcaATTCTACGAAACCAAAATAAgggaaaatttataactttatccTATATAAGGATAGATATCGCATGTTGGAACCGTCGGTATTCACGTAAACTAGTACTAAAGTTAAGTACCAGCGAAGATATCTGTAGTGGGATAGAATTCATACATTAACAGGAATATTTGAAGCAGGTCACGTGCCGACGAAGTATCGGCTAAATATTGTTACTGCAGTCCCCCGGACTTCATAATGCAATTTACTTGAGTAATCGGAACTTAAAACACTCcgataatgtaataataagcCATAATAgacagtatttataaattttacatcatataaagttaaataattcatcATGATACATCAAATGCACTGTATTCTTAAAAAGCTTAACGTAAAACGAGTCTCCAGGTTGGGTCTGAGACTGACAGGAAACGGATATTAAGCTTTTACACACAGGATGTATTAGACTCCGTCTATACAGATCCTTATAGATGAAGAGTgcaatttgcaaaataaaacctttactctctattaataatgacataataatttttaatcttctgATATAATACATCTCAGATTAGTTTTAATCGATAtagctataaaaaatattctactaaTGTAGACAATTTAAGTGATGTACAGTTTCAAGTAGTGACACTGTGATATTTTGTACTCTATAGTCTATACCAGGCTGTGTTAACACGCGCGAGATGTGGACGTCATTGGGAAAAACGAAACCGTGCTAAAAAATCAACAcccaattaaaaaatacatcagcCGGTGCCATTAGTCGGCATTAAGACCAGTTAGTACATGACTTGGCACGACTCCTGGCATTCTTGAAGTCACATAATCCAGCGGTTTCCCGCTTTATTCATTCACTACGAAATAACTCAAGATTTCTGTTTACCGTCTCAGTTAGAGATTAGATGACGTCCGACGAACGGCTTACACTGCGTCCGAAGTAATCgcgttaaatatttgaataacttgACGGTGTTGtgctttgtttttatatagtgGCGAAGTAATTCCGAGTGATAATGCTAGTTTCAAATGTTATGTTAGCATGGGACAACGACAGCTCTAACCTTGGACGGTATAAAATCTACCGCAGTCTAACTGTATCGGATATGTAATTGCGTTTATAAGTAGACTTGTTTAGATGTCAAAAATAGCTTTTATCCGTGGTTCTGTCCGCGTTTAATGGGTACTAACACCAAAAATCAACCTATATCATTCTCCGAGATCCAATGTAACACAataccaaattttattaaaatatgtccaACACTGTAGCCAGTAAAGCGTAACAAACGAACATATTTTagcatttcatatatatatatgtgtgtgggTATATGGAGAGCCAGCAATTTTTTGATGTCATATTTTCTAAGGACCCGACTGTCAATTACACGGGAAGAACAATAGCGAGGTGACAAAAGGCAGGATATATTATGAGGGGATAAATTACTGACCTTATATCACACGGGGAGGGTATAGAGAggggtttttaatattaatgtatgtatgtttgttgctTAATTAcgcaaaaactactgaataaattaacattaaattttggaATTAATAGTAAGTATATTGAtacatatgataatatttcaaaagctTCCCAAGTGTaacctataataaaaaaatatttatataaaatatattaaagtaaactaactatttatataacttcagTTAAAATTCTAACAAAAAACGCAGCTTTCACTGTTACTCTAACGTTTTAACGAATGTGAAACTCTTATTACAAATCTGAAGATGCAAACGGTACAAACGATATTTATCTGTCTCTTGGCCTCGGCAGCACCTATTAAGTCAGCACATCATTTCACACGATTCACGACCTTTGTAGATTAAATATAAGGTTAATTTTACTCTGTGCTACAATAACGTAGATAGATCTTCTCGCGTGACGCAACCTGGCCTGACATCCACATTATCTAGTCAGTAAATGTGAGAACATGCCAATCCAACAGAATACCTTACACTGAAAATCTTCATAGTTACggttaaaactaaaaaacgaACAAAAATCAATCTCATcgattaagatttaatttaaatatcacaaataaatttgtaccAAAGAAAAGTATAGATTGTGGTCAAGAACGATTGATAGTACATGTATCGAATTTGAGATAGGATGTATTGCGATCACAGCGTGTGAACTATCAGACCAAATAGTCAAGTGTCGGAGGGGTACAGAGATCGAAGAGAACGGGAAAACCTAGATCGTTCAACTCACTGTGAACTACatgaacaaatatatacaaatatattatatattagatattttttatatagagaaatacgtcatattcataatatgtaCCTTCTGagtttaaaacatttgaaaatagaatattattgaagattaaaaaaaacaaacattttttttatacaaaagtcACAAAAATATGGCCAGTTCCAAAGTAGTATGATAAATAACACGAAATATGATCGGGCTGGAGTATCAAGCGTGTAATAAGGACGCGCTGGGGTTTGACCCCACGGAACATCTGGGCGGGGGCTGTCATTTGAAAGGAATGTAGCATTATATTTGATGGTTGAAGGTGGGGTTTTGTTACGACTTCGTATGACctcacatatatatgaattaattgtttataacgTCATAAGTTAACACTattcataacaataaaaaatatgtacgtagtttaaatatattattaaagtatcaAGACGGTCGGTCGAGGTATGAACCGTCAGCACCTCGTTCACGAGGCGCGGCCCGGGGCACGGCGCTCTATACCGCTCTACACAACACTTCAACATATATACCTAACCTCTTTTAACATCGAACTTCATACTGCAGGGGTGCCAACttcgatattatatattatgtaaataagaaaaaaaatatgcttaaaactaaaaacgttcactttgaaaaaaatatgcaaagaaaagcaaaataaatctgtttatttacaaatgaaatataaaaatccttTGTAAAAAGTATTGTCACTGTTACGATGTTATATTCATatcgaatttttatttactacctTGTGACTGATAGATATATCCATATATCTACTGTAACAGAATGctttaatgttgtttatacATTGTATAAAGTTACATCGACCAAATTCTATGAACAAAAGAAAGTTCAAACTGttagttttaaagttaaatacaagCTTAGTAGTAGTACTAAGGTGATGATTGTGTTTGTATATCTCGTTAACCGACACCTAAGCAAAGTAAGTAAGTGACAAAGACAatgaccaaaaaaataaaccgaAAATACGTCACGAAGCCAACGAGACTACCAGGAGTTCATAACAGTGACGGCACGCGCCATTAGCTGCCGACCGGAACGGGCCCTATTTCCGCGAGGAAGCACAGGAAGCCAACTCGCGTCCGTCTGAACCCTCTCCCGACGCTATGCTCTCCTGGTAATCGACGACTTTATTGCCTCCTAGTCCTTTGCGAATCTTGTGAGTAATTTCTTCGACGACTTTATTTCACACGTTTCAATAccgattttatttacatgctGATAGTGTTCAAAACTAAACGTGACAGACAATACGAGTCGAGATTTCTGTTTCGTACTTAAACTCGATGTTCCGGATATCCGTCGCAGCCGGTGTGGTCCCGCAATATGACTGTCAcgaaattaaactattttatgatgatggtgtatatatttacattaatatgtcgccgaatttatataaatatttaaaagttaacagTGAGAACaagttaaaaatcttaaaagtgAAACAATTGTGTAAAATTCGAACTAAAAAGAATATTCAAAGCGAAACTGCTCGGAACAGGCATGCCGCCGCAAGATCAAAGTGTTGGCAAGATGGTTTTGTAGGAGTTTACCCCGGGGAGAAATACGATATTCAGGTCCAAAGTACCCGGGCGGAGTTGCTTTCAGAATGTGCGATAACGGAacgcttattttattattagggGGAATACAGAAGCcgaaataaacaatacattatgtatatgaatatatacacatatataataaaataaataattatattaaaataaatcctcTATGGTGACAACctgaaaacaaaaaacctaattttgaatttagaacgCCTTTgtcattaatcaaaattaaaagtgtaTTAGGCGAGCAACAGACCCACGGAGTTGCGTTCATGAGTCACTGCCTTTACACTCCATTTTAACACACAGACATTGTAATTCATATAGTACTAAAAGCAGAGATATTTCCACTGACTGTTCATAAACCTGTTCATATGTTTAATGATGAAGGTTAAAAATGgtagaaaaattatgtaaatttgttaattaaataattataatgggacttaattattgtatgtCACTATTAATTTTGTCTTATCGTATACTTGTTTTTTAAGACATATTGACAAACAATAATACGGCTAGATACtccaagaataaaaaaatattacatgtatatttttaaataccacagacaataaatacataaacaacaaaaaaaaatctataattatttcGTCATACAAGACAATACAAGGTCCGGGTCCGTCAAATTGATAACTTGATAACGGACCCCCGGGACACGCCGCAATCCCGCGCCCCGTGATCCAGCAATCCCGGGATTATCGTGCAAAGAAAGCTGCTTTTTAGTGGCGACCGCcccgtttattatatttatgtaaatcgCTCTACGAGCCCGGATGAAATGATAACAGCTCCACATTCACGCgccgttatatatatttttctttttttttaccagAAAATGTAAAACTGTAAGTGTAGATTTGgcctttttgaatatttaacatttgttaGCACAAGCGCTAGTTAGGTAAAGTGTGTTTGGCGAACGTTCGtgtattagatatatatacatatatattatatagcacATGTATATTATACACACATCCATCGTACTCTATACCAAATAGCAATTGAATCGTACAAATATGTTCATGTGTCATAATGACATTTGagagttctttttttttaattcaacggttaaaaaaataaataccacagaggttatacatttttatttaaatatgatgatTGATGTCATGTACAATTAAATGATTGAATAATGAGATGCAATGTGTTAGTGATCTAACGTGGTATCTATAAACTATATGAATGTAAATTGTAGGTATGTTAGTGTAACGCAAATAACACGCCTGGTATGTAACAGGGAGGGTGCGCTAATTGGGATACGAACTTGCTATCCAGGGCGTGTCACAACACTAATGTGCTGAGAACTTTGAAGTAGTTACATTTACAATTTGTAGTATCCTATAAAATACTACATTTCTGTGCTCGAGTAGTCTACGTTTAGTGATTTTCGATtccatatacaaaaaaatgtttgttctgACGGTAGTCATTTCATATGCGATAAATAAAGTTCTTTGTTCTTTTGTAATCCTAGTTTTTGaaggttattttatatctatcgGTTGTAGTGACGTCATTCCAAATTGTAGCaaaattatgtgaaaatattgacaaaaatgTTCGCAACATGAATATTCTcgatattatcaaaaatataaagctaCCTCCACAAATGGGGCACCATCTGGCAACGGAACGCCTCAAGGGAGCCGACTAATTGGGATCAGGATTAAAGTCATTCGGGCTTCAATTTTAGCGGTCGGATAGTTACATGTTTTAGACGCTAGATGGCGTCATCCTAAAAATTGAACCTAAACTTTGttatttcagtattttaatTGCACGCCTCCGTCAGCTTTGCTTGTTTAAAGGCCAGGGGAAGGTTTGTAGGtgtgaaacataaatttacattatataggtacatatacTAAACGTacatagataatttatttaacatgatatttttaattttatttttttcaaactaaTAGATTAACCCGCAAAGAGTTGAATAAAAACTATggaagtgttttaaaaatggtctaataatataaatgaatcaatttgttttttcattaacaCTTTTTTGAGATATTGTTTTACATGAATTCATTCAAATTGAGTTAGATTTACTAGATACTACTCGTAAGTCTGCAATCTtaaattgtgtttataaatttttaaaccatcGAAATCCGAATTAGTGATCGATTATCCACTGTAGTTTTACAAGTTCGGGACTATATTTAGAACAAAAGGTTTAAATCGGCCTAACTTACATacgtttttaaagtaaatggaatattaaaaaaaaatacatacaattgTAAAACAAACGTTGGCTGTATGTACTGAACCGCCGTCGTTCTGTCTTGatcgtatgtttttttttccgaCCGTACTCCGTGTATTGGGCGGCACGTTCGCCATTTTACGTCGCTTTTTACGATGCAGCCGATAACGTTTACGAGCAGCGCTGAGTGGCGACGCGGAGGCTCGGACCCACTGATCGCTTTTATAAGCGCTCTGctatatatacgtaaatatatttttaacgcaCATGCATTACGTTTTTactttcttgtaatttttttcatcgcTATCGATATATTTCCGTCGATGTTTTCAATCTCTAGGGTACACGACGCGCCCCGCCCCTCTTAACGCGGTAATGAGCGGGCTTTgacgaaatgaaaaataacaactcGCAACCGGACTCGCTAACCAgcttattatgattatatactttttgttttacatttgaaaatatattttagatgtcTTGTACACATATGTAGGTGTTTTGAATGAGTTATagacaacaaatatatttcaccttaactatttatattttatattatttgacatcTCGAAGATAAAGTATGTATCACTCTGTagtgatataataatgaaattgctTTCTTCCTATTAGTATTCATTGTAGACAAAGAAACCTCACTAGCAACGgtaaccaaaaataatttatttctatattatatttaggtaacaatattatatgttaatatttaaaaggaaaaaattctattctatATTCTGTCGCGTATGCGTTTTTATAAGTGCATAGGCAGATGAACACTACATACTGAacagatttttgtgtaaacttTACTTAAGGTGCGAGTCATTTTCTCCTTAAACACGGACAGTTTCAATGTTCGCATTGTGAACTTTAATATTCGTattgtgatttattaataattatgaaacacAGTTTAAGTGTATAACTTTGAGGAGCTTACATTGCAGAAAAGacctaatttataatatactactTATACCAGTCCTTAACACTCAGCACTCGCATGCTACGAAattcagataataaaaaaaactacgttaatgtgcatgtgtgtgttgtgaaatattttttataatgttggtGAAAAAACgtcattgaatataatattagttccGGGAAAGTAATACACGACGATGTTGAGTTAACTGGAACTATTATAAACAGTAtgaacacatattttatactgaTGCATTAAATCACGCAAATGCAAAACCCATATTTAATAgcaagtattaattataatatacgtattaaacgtaaataataaCTCGTCAACGCTATATGATGCAATACCAAAActacaatttcaaaattggAAGCGCATCACATCAACGTCACACGGATTTCAAAAAAAGAACAAGCGTCATAGAACGACGATATAACACGGAATACATAAAAAGAAGTTTCGGAATCATAGAACGGGTACATCGCAAGTTCTCAACACCGACGCTTCCAATCTGGTTGTACacgatatatataaagctGTGTTCACATCGTGGCGGGCGGTAGCGCCGTCGGATGTATAAAGTGGCGCGCCGGTGGCCGCATGACATAGCTATAACTCCGCGGTAGCATGACAAACAGCCGCCGGGGTAGCGTGGAGATGTTAttcttactttatatttttattattttttttgtccgcTACACAATTCAATAATCTCGTAGAATGTTTAgttattagatatattttaatgcttaCTAATCGGGATGATCTCATTTAATAACACATTACTTGTATTAGATAAATACATTAacctcaatataaatattgtgattaaatatcgacatgtataaaatatgataatgttaaaatataaatataatgatataaaagtcTTTATCCTCTCCATACATTCAGTGTTCCACGCCCGACACCGGAGGGCGCCGTCGCTAAAGCGCGATACTACGGGCTCGCCTCGGGCGGCGCGAACCAATTACCCGCCGCCGCCGCGCGGGCATTTACCCCCCCACACCCCCCACAGCCGTCACCCTTCACCCCGCACCCTTCACCCGTCACCCGTCACCCGTCCCCTTTACTTATCTCTGGCGCTCTCTGCTAGCCGGGTACTCTACCGCCAGCTGAACGCCCGCAATGCGAATGCGTTAGCTTTTTGTTGCACGTGTGATCATGATTCGTGTAAGTTATATAGAATAGATAGCGAGTTCTCACTTCTCACCCACTTGAAAGATTTGCGAACGGTTTTATTATATCGAGTCGAGCGGCGGCCGGCGAGCTTCTTTATACGGGACTTTCGAGATTACTACCAGTTTATGGCATGCCGATTTTAGTTTACCATTTGTAGTAGATATTAAatgttgagtttttttttctatatttatatgtatgtatttatgtatagtcTGTGGGTGAGTGAACTCATCTTATGTCGGTCCGATAccaaacaagtgacattatgTACATTAGTAATAGCGCTGCTCGACTCGAAAGCTAATCTACAGTACGGCGGCtttgtcatttaaatgtgCGGACATCGTGAGAATTTACAACATCGGCTGGTTTGAGTCGATTTTATGAAATCTAGTTTCCGTTACGTTTCAAATCAATCAAGTGAACGGACGGAGGGAATTGGGAAttacaattttgaaattgttcTTTTGTTACCAGTAGTGATGTATCGCAAGCtgataaattttacatcaCTATTTCAatctgaataatttatattcgattttagagtttttattttgtgatatgTTCTGTATTACGATAACTTTTGATTCGGGTCTGTCACAAAAGAGAATTTTCTAGATATTTTAGAGCAACATGACAAGCGAGCAGCGAATTGTCGTTTGATTTATGACGATCAATTTGGAAAATGGATTCCGATTGGCACCAATTTAGTCACATATGTGGCTAATTTGTATCAAATGTGTGGTTAGATTTAagggtaataatatattaagttttacgcaaagaataaatacaattttaatatatttataccaaattACATAACAACGGctcttaaaaacaaaacctgTAGACAAAACggaataaaatagttaattgatattttgttaataaaagacACGTTGCaggtgatattttttaattagtttagctttatattataaatctatatgcGAACGAATAGATTGCATAAAATTTCAAGAAGATTCATTCCAACGGGAAGTAATTTGGAGTGTGAAACCTTGTTACGTAAGTCCAGTAAATCAGAACAGACGCTCGCTATCATTACAAACACGCCATATTAACCAAGAAGGATTACAGCATGATGATATGGTAATgcattattgaataatataaatatttttatatctactgcgtaaatgaataatatattgataattgcAACAATAG harbors:
- the LOC116775455 gene encoding LOW QUALITY PROTEIN: uncharacterized protein LOC116775455 (The sequence of the model RefSeq protein was modified relative to this genomic sequence to represent the inferred CDS: inserted 2 bases in 1 codon), yielding MLRACDTPAHFCAPSITPRKQLTDKXNKCIIKMVAILANPKWSEDLTIQMIIEYEKREYLWNPVSENYKNKKIREQGYVEIIKTLNLVDITVKELKNKIKNIRSSYSVELKKIRAARKAGAHAYRPSVTWFEHADRFLRAIVTPSSVDNSLLEIPMSDDSDAVQDLSERKSPEKKSPRKRRSSTRSSTPYVLNTPSPRPNTPFGLNQTPSPFGILPTSTAAPFLNPPVGIATPLTTSLATIYPIPAKQKRSSDDRSDQSETAQDLSQHSENANENEFEMFGKLIASQLRKLPLSLALDTQLKIQTLVNAARIQAVYQQYSYAGPSQEALSVQALSNGILASMASQSPYACRAVDMRNDSPDEMQRDLKAEYSVGSEIDD